The following are encoded in a window of Cyprinus carpio isolate SPL01 chromosome B18, ASM1834038v1, whole genome shotgun sequence genomic DNA:
- the LOC109110540 gene encoding dmX-like protein 2 isoform X2, with product MHLHQVLTGAVNPGDCCYSVGSVHDVPFTAYGSGCDIVILASDFECVQIIPGAQNGNIQVGCVECSQQLGRIAASYGNTVCIFEPIASNPNKRHKQLNYQWQKTGQFFLNAITYNLAWDPQGNRILAATEHLQLWAPPTSDALIEEEDSQLNDDRAHELMLNDWKCIWQCKTAAAVHITQWSPDGEYFATAGKDDCLLKVWYPTTGWKSAVVMPDVTDKKIQAIHFSFVYLAHPRTVTGFSWRKTSKYMPKGSVCNVLLTSCADGICRLWSETLLPEDSLLGGQISENSSSFSSSLPNIAQKDKIQHALESIHHLKHLRRGRRRSSALVAHTELLPSQLGSHETHRHISHHANALCHFHISASINPNTDIPAMLAGSGLFSEDVSGGFVVHWLNNKDLSFTTSMDLFMQQLRKLSEQHLEQATEDFEQEGAAKFDFDLDDMSDKGSSEHEEGDQEGSTKASSPGSSSSAPLPSVLLDRKLETLILEWNKSPDMLFTIHPHDGSFLVWHIKYLDEFIPGIFRQVQVSFSSRIPVAFPTGDANSLSKNIMMYACTFMDQDNCSALEDKRSERRVPQSASASAGLSALGHSLAAVIGPAVMMVSKHVDGSLNQWAVTFAEKSAFSNVLTVSHKFRYCGHRFHLNDLACHTVLPLLLTSSHHNALLTPSGSGNVDGDQNGGVALQPTRPMRGIPRKQLRNAATLTFHDPNAIYSELILWRVDHIGPLSCTGGVSELARINSLHTSAFSNVAWLPTLIPSSVLGTYCNSASACFVASDGKNLRLYQAVVDARKLLDELSDPETSKLVGEVFNIVSQQSTARPGCIIELDVITNQCGSNTQLLHVFQEDFILGYKPHEDIPDFNITSVPSGQEYQPPPFSEKFFLVVIEKDANRNSVLQMWHLHLRSVQACVEEPINEHVFQNQLTVPLNQNYGDSSPDTTPGHSPLPRSSSSANLQSASKLILSSKLVYSQRLDLPPGVELIRATPSAGHLSSSSIYPVCLAPYLIVTNCSDGRVRFWHCRVDMDLSVPHLKETRLYRWEHWRLLKEEEDNDSSVSVAGRPVAVSCSYTGRLAVSFKQILPENEGGMLQDFSMLVSIYECESTGGSEWVLEQTIHLDDFSKPVKTLDPRVSVDSNLFVYSKSDLFITKDSPNVKHFVHLDWLSKEDGSHILTVGVGSNILMYGRISGVVTEQTSVKDGMAVTLPLGGSIKQGIRSRWVLLRSVNLVSSVDGTPSLPVSLSWVRDGILVVGMDCEMHVYAQWRQDEKPGDSDDNNISSPDGVGGRTMYVSNEGRARSKSVFEGSAGIDDALRPPAVIQDGGLFEAAHSLSPTLPQYHPTQLLELMDLGRVRRAKAILAHLVKCIAGEVAVVRDVEAGEGGARRHLSRTISVTGSTAKDTIVAGRDGGRDYTEINSIPPLPLYALLSADQDTSYKMGDEVGKAGKGAERETQKQPEDQYADLFQVQAVTTDDFMNFAAEKPEKKSRVINLSQYGPTYFGPEHAQVLSSHLMHSSLPGLTPLEQMFLVALADTVATTSAEVAGPTDKQYTGGEALDECGLRYLLAMRLHTCLLTSLPPLYRMQLLHQGVSTCHFAWAFHSEAEEEMLNLIPAMQRGDPQWSELRAVGVGWWIRNINTLRRIVEKVAKAAFQRHNDPLDAALFYLAMKKKAVLWGLFRSQNNEKMTQFFSHNFSEDRWRKAALKNAFSLLGKQRFEQSAAFFLLAGSLKDAIVVCLEKMEDIQLAMIVARLYEADYESSSTCQGILYEKVLGCNRDGSGFSCTKLHPDPFLRSIAYWIMKDYTRALDTLLEQIYKEDDENPDVLVKSCNPVVFSFYNYLRAHPLIIRRHFAKPEASSVAAGLTSERNSADEINLIERKLFFTTANAHFKVGCPLLALEVLSKIPKVTKKASSLSKGSSVANVSGAQPQENGGKASDLDWGAPAVPSQALGADSSTILDWSQPMVKIEDEGLQLDWGDDKEEDEDEEGGLTMKKPEVEDEEAKKPSKSAALQHEDSTGESGVDVIAEQLKFRACLKILMTELRTLATGYEVDGGKLRFQLYNWLEKEIEATHHICNYKFEGKAAAGQLEKWGEDGSLDLEDSQIRGEAGAYERHQMERRRLQAKQLHAERRKAWLRENQALLRVFLSYCSLHGAKGGGVTSVRMELLFLLQESQQEMTVKQLQSPLPLPTTLPLLSASIAPTKTVIANPVLHLRNHIHDILYTIVQMEAPPHPDILDDRVNALHTLAASLSACIYQSLCDSHSYSQSEANQFTGMVYQGLLLSDRRRLRTESIEEHATPTSAPAQWPGVSSLISLLACAQGDDHIRLNVMLCEAVVAVYLSLLIHGLGTHSGNELFRLAAHPLNNRMWAAVFGGGAKLIVKPKRPPEITPANLESSRQTKFQSENTPALPPPTPPAEDVDRQRRRFNMRMLVPGRPVKETPATPPPIPVERPTYKEKFIPPELSMWDYFVAKPFLPLSDSGALCDSDESGGSDNEDDDDAFLSDTQMTEHSEPNSYSWSLIRLVMVKLALHNVKTFLPLTGLDFTELPVTSPLANAVLKTLENWEQILLEKMNKFDGPPPNYINTYPTDLSAGGGPAILRHKAMLEPDNTPFKSKHRFSFPARRLWHFLVKQEVLQETLIRYIFTKKRKQSESLDDHVDRLIQNYVTGARKTNKVEADMGYPGGKAKIIHKESDIIMAFAINKANTNEIVLASTHDVQEVDVSTLLAAQPYTWIGEDFDKESRSSDDVDYRSSHTNIAQASASPFAPQQMAASSSMPWLGSGQTSMGASVIMKRNLNNVKRMTSHPIYQYYMTGAQDGSVRMFEWNRPQQLICFRQAGNARVTRLYFNSQGNKCGVADGEGFLSLWQVNQTSSNPKPYLSWQCHSKSCGDFTFITSSSLIATAGQSNDGRNVCLWDTLVSPSNSMIHAFQCHENGATVLQYAPKQQLIITGGRKGFVCIFDIRQRQLLHTFQAHDSAIKALAMDSAEDFFVTGSAEGNMKVWKLAGHGLMHSFSTEHAKQSIFRNIGAGVMQIEACPGNRIFTCGADGTLKMRVLPDRYNIPASIFQIL from the exons gatgaCTGTCTGCTGAAGGTGTGGTATCCCACCACAGGATGGAAGTCTGCAGTGGTGATGCCGGACGTGACTGATAAAAAGATCCAAGCGATTCATTTCTCATTTGTGTATCTGGCGCATCCACGTACAGTCACAGGCTTCTCCTGGAGGAAAACCAGTAAATATATGCCCAA GGGCTCTGTGTGTAACGTGTTGCTGACGTCCTGCGCGGATGGCATCTGTCGTCTGTGGAGTGAGACCCTCTTGCCTGAGGACAGTCTGCTGGGGGGGCAGATCTCAGAGAACAGCAGCAGCTTCAGCTCCTCTCTGCCAAACATAGCTCAGAAAGACAAGATACAGCACGCTCTGGAG TCTATCCACCACCTCAAGCACCTGCGTAGGGGGCGCAGGAGATCGTCCGCCCTGGTGGCCCACACTGAGCTGCTGCCCAGCCAGCTGGGGTCCCACGAAACTCACCGCCACATCTCACACCACGCCAACGCCCTCTGCCACTTCCACATCTCTGCCAGCATCAATCCCAACACAG ATATCCCCGCAATGCTGGCTGGATCAGGCCTGTTCTCTGAGGACGTCAGCGGAGGGTTTGTGGTTCACTGGCTGAATAATAAAGATCTGAGCTTCACCACCTCCATGGACCTGTTCATGCAGCAGCTGCGCAAACTTTCTGAGCAACACCTGGAGCAAGCCACTGAAGACTTTGAGCAGGAGGGGGCAGCCAAGTTTGACTTCG ATCTGGATGATATGTCTGATAAGGGCTCTTCAGAGCATGAGGAGGGAGATCAGGAGGGCAGCACCAAGGCCTCTTCTCCTGGTTCGAGCAGCAGTGCTCCTCTACCCTCTGTTTTGCTGGATCGGAAACTGGAGACTCTCATCCTGGAGTGGAACAAAAGTCCAGACATGCTCTTCACTATTCACCCACACGATGGATCCTTCCTCGTCTGGCACATCAAATACCTGGATGAGTTTATACCTGGCATCTTTAGACAGGTTCAG GTGTCGTTCTCCTCTCGTATTCCGGTAGCGTTCCCCACAGGTGATGCTAACTCCCTTAGTAAGAACATCATGATGTACGCGTGTACGTTTATGGACCAAGACAACTGCAGTGCTCTGGAGGATAAGAGAAGCGAGCGGCGGGTTCCTCAGAGTGCATCTGCGTCCGCCGGGCTCAGTGCTCTTGGACACTCTCTTGCTGCTGTCATCGGCCCTGCTGTCATGATGGTTTCCAAACACGTGGACGGCTCGCTCAACCAATGGGCTGTGACCTTTGCTGAGAAGTCCGCCTTTTCGAACGTCCTCACAGTTTCGCACAAATTCCGTTACTGCGGACACCGTTTCCATCTAAATGATTTGGCTTGTCACACGGTACTTCCCTTGCTGCTGACGTCATCTCATCACAATGCACTGTTGACGCCCTCTGGATCTGGAAACGTTGATGGAGATCAGAATGGGGGCGTGGCTTTACAACCCACCAGGCCAATGAGAGGCATTCCCCGTAAACAACTGCGAAATGCAGCCACGCTTACATTCCACGACCCCAATGCGATCTACAGTGAGCTGATCCTCTGGAGAGTCGATCACATTGGCCCACTCTCCTGCACAGGGGGCGTGTCGGAGCTAGCACGAATCAACTCGCTGCACACATCTGCATTCTCCAATGTGGCCTGGCTGCCAACACTCATCCCTAGCTCAGTGCTTG gaACGTACTGTAACTCAGCAAGTGCGTGCTTTGTGGCATCTGATGGTAAAAACCTGCGTCTGTATCAGGCTGTGGTGGATGCCCGCAAATTGCTGGATGAACTCTCCGACCCAGAGACCTCT AAACTGGTGGGTGAAGTATTCAACATTGTGAGTCAGCAGTCCACTGCCCGGCCCGGCTGCATCATAGAGCTGGATGTCATTACTAACCAG TGTGGCTCAAACACACAGCTGCTTCACGTATTCCAGGAGGATTTTATTTTAGGTTACAAACCACATGAAGACATTCCAGATTTCAACATTACCAGTGTTCCCTCTGGGCAAG AGTACCAGCCCCCTCCTTTCTCAGAAAAGTTCTTCCTGGTGGTGATCGAGAAGGATGCAAATCGGAACTCAGTGTTACAGATGTGGCATCTTCATCTGCGCTCTGTGCAggcgtgtgtgg AAGAGCCAATAAATGAGCACGTGTTCCAGAACCAGCTGACAGTTCCTTTGAATCAGAACTATGGTGACTCATCTCCTGACACCACTCCAGGTCATAGTCCACTGCCTCGCTCCTCCTCTTCCGCCAACCTGCAGTCAGCCAGCAAACTCATCCTGAGCTCTAAACTGGTCTACAGTCAGCGGTTAGACCTTCCACCAGGGGTGGAGCTAATCAGAGCCACACCCTCTGCCG GTCACTTGAGCTCCTCATCTATCTACCCTGTGTGTTTGGCTCCATACTTGATTGTGACCAACTGTTCTGATGGACGCGTCAGGTTCTGGCACTGTAGGGTGGATATGGATTTATCAGTGCCACACCTCAAAGAGACACGTTTATATCGGTGGGAGCACTGGAGACTCTTGAAAGAGGAAGAGGACAACGACAGTTCTGTGAGTGTTGCAGGTCGACCCGTTGCCGTAAGCTGCTCCTAcactggaagacttgctgtgtcGTTCAAACAGATTCTGCCTGAGAACGAAGGTGGCATGCTTCAGGACTTCTCCATGCTTGTATCGATCTACGAGTGTGAGTCGACAGGTGGCTCAGAGTGGGTCCTGGAGCAGACGATTCACCTTGATGATTTTAGCAAACCTGTGAAAACGCTAGATCCACGTGTTAGTGTTGATAGCAATTTGTTTGTCTATAGCAAGTCAGATTTGTTTATAACCAAAGACAGCCCCAATGTCAAACACTTTGTGCACCTAGACTGGCTGTCTAAAGAAGATGGGTCGCACATCCTGACGGTCGGGGTTGGATCCAACATCCTTATGTATGGACGCATCTCAGGGGTTGTCACAGAGCAGACATCAGTGAAGGATGGCATGGCAGTCACCCTGCCTCTAGGGGGCAGTATAAAGCAGGGAATTCGCTCTCGTTGGGTGCTGCTGAGGTCCGTAAACCTTGTCTCTTCCGTGGACGGTACCCCATCCCTGCCGGTGTCCCTATCCTGGGTGCGTGACGGCATCCTGGTGGTGGGCATGGATTGTGAGATGCATGTTTATGCACAGTGGAGGCAGGATGAGAAACCGGGCGACTCTGACGACAACAACATCTCATCCCCAGATGGCGTTGGAGGTCGCACTATGTACGTTTCAAATGAGGGCAGAGCGCGATCTAAGAGTGTCTTCGAGGGAAGTGCGGGAATTGATGATGCGTTACGCCCCCCAGCAGTGATTCAAGATGGTGGTTTGTTTGAGGCGGCCCATTCATTGTCGCCCACTCTTCCGCAGTACCATCCAACACAGCTTCTAGAGCTTATGGACCTTGGAAGGGTACGTCGTGCCAAGGCCATTTTGGCACACCTGGTCAAGTGCATTGCTGGTGAAGTTGCAGTGGTAAGGGACGTAGAAGCAGGTGAGGGTGGTGCCAGGAGACACCTATCTCGAACCATCAGCGTGACGGGTAGCACGGCAAAAGACACTATTGTTGCTGGTCGAGATGGTGGGCGAGATTACACAGAAATCAATTCCATACCTCCTCTTCCGCTATATGCCCTGCTGTCTGCGGACCAGGACACCTCTTACAAGATGGGAGATGAAGTGGGAAAAGCTGGAAAAGGGGCAGAACGTGAGACACAGAAACAACCAGAGGATCAGTATGCTGATCTGTTTCAGGTGCAGGCTGTCACAACCGACGATTTCATGAACTTTGCTGCAGAGAAACCAGAGAAGAAGTCTCGCGTGATTAACCTATCACAGTACGGCCCCACGTACTTTGGCCCTGAACACGCACAGGTGCTGTCTTCACATCTTATGCACTCCAGCCTGCCAGGTCTCACACCCCTTGAGCAGATGTTCCTTGTGGCTCTTGCCGATACTGTGGCGACCACTAGTGCAGAAGTAGCAGGACCCACAGATAAACAGTACACTG GTGGAGAGGCTCTAGATGAGTGTGGCCTACGTTACCTGCTGGCCATGAGGTTACATACGTGTCTGCTGACATCCCTGCCCCCACTCTACAGGATGCAGCTACTTCATCAGG gTGTGTCCACTTGTCACTTTGCATGGGCGTTCCATTCAGAAGCTGAGGAGGAGATGCTGAACCTGATTCCTGCCATGCAGAGAGGAGATCCGCAGTGGTCTGAGCTCAGGGCGGTGGGTGTCGGCTGGTGGATCAGAAACATTAACACACTGAGGCGGATTGTGGAGAAG GTAGCCAAAGCAGCATTTCAGAGGCATAATGATCCACTGGATGCGGCTCTCTTCTATCTGGCCATGAAGAAGAAGGCTGTTCTCTGGGGTCTCTTTAG GTCTCAAAATAATGAGAAGATGACCCAGTTTTTCAGCCATAACTTCAGTGAGGATCGCTGGAGGAAGGCGGCTTTAAAGAACGCCTTCTCTCTCCTGGGCAAACAGCGCTTTGAGCAGTCGGCTGCATTTTTCCTGCTTGCTGGCTCCCTGAAAGATGCCATTGTG GTTTGTCTGGAGAAAATGGAGGACATCCAGCTTGCGATGATTGTCGCTCGTCTTTACGAGGCTGATTACGAGAGTTCCTCCACCTGCCAGGGTATCCTGTACGAGAAGGTTCTCGGCTGCAACAGAGATGGAAGTGGGTTCTCCTGTACCAAACTGCACCCTGACCCGTTCCTAAGAAGCATTGCGTACTGGATCATGAAGGACTACACCAGAGCCCTGGACACACTGCTGGAGCAGATTTACAAAGAGGATGATGAAAACCCTG atgttctgGTGAAATCGTGTAATCCTGTCGTCTTTAGTTTCTATAACTACTTGCGTGCACACCCTCTGATTATTCGACGGCATTTTGCCAAGCCCGAAGCATCTTCGGTTGCAGCTGGTCTAACATCAGAACGCAACAGCGCAGACGAAATAAACCTTATAGAGCGGAAACTCTTCTTCACCACCGCTAACGCTCACTTTAAGGTGGGCTGCCCACTCCTGGCCCTTGAGGTCTTATCCAAAATCCCTAAAGTCACTAAGAAAGCATCTTCTCTGAGTAAGGGCTCTTCTGTGGCCAACGTCAGTGGTGCCCAGCCCCAGGAGAATGGAGGAAAGGCTTCAGATCTCGACTGGGGAGCTCCTGCCGTCCCCAGCCAGGCCTTGGGAGCAGACTCCTCCACCATACTGGACTGGAGTCAACCGATGGTTAAAATTGAAGATGAGGGTCTACAGTTGGACTGGGGTGATGATAAGGaagaagatgaggatgaagagggtgGGCTGACAATGAAGAAACCGGAGGTGGAGGATGAGGAGGCTAAAAAGCCATCCAAATCAGCAGCCCTGCAGCATGAAGACTCAACGGGCGAGTCTGGGGTGGACGTGATCGCCGAACAGCTGAAGTTCCGAGCCTGTTTGAAGATCCTCATGACGGAGCTGCGGACGCTGGCAACAGGATATGAGGTGGATGGTGGCAAGCTACGATTTCAGCTCTACAACTGGCTGGAGAAAGAAATCGAGGCCACGCACCACATCTGCAACTATAAG TTTGAAGGAAAAGCAGCTGCAGGTCAGCTGGAGAAGTGGGGTGAAGATGGATCTCTGGACCTGGAAGACTCACAAATCCGGGGTGAAGCAGGTGCGTATGAACGTCATCAGATGGAGCGACGGCGTTTGCAGGCCAAGCAGCTGCATGCAGAGAGGAGGAAAGCCTGGCTGAGAGAGAATCAGGCTCTGCTCAGAGTCTTCCTCAGTTACTGCAGTCTACACGGAGCCAAGGGTGGAGGAGTGACGTCTGTCAGGATGGAGCTACTCTTCCTGCTGCAGGAATCTCAGCAA GAAATGACAGTGAAGCAGCTTCAGTCGCCACTCCCCCTCCCCACCACTCTGCCTCTGCTGTCAGCCAGCATCGCCCCCACCAAGACTGTCATCGCCAACCCTGTCCTGCATCTCAGAAACCACATACATGATATCCTCTACACCATTGTCCAGATGGAGGCTCCACCACACCCAGACATACTGGATGACCGG GTGAATGCTTTACACACACTCGCTGCTTCTCTATCAGCCTGTATCTACCAGTCGCTATGTGACAGCCACAGCTACAG TCAATCGGAGGCCAATCAGTTCACAGGGATGGTGTATCAGGGGCTGTTACTGAGCGACAGGCGTAGACTTCGCACTGAGAGCATTGAGGAACATGCAACACCCACCTCTGCCCCTGCACAGTGGCCAG GTGTGTCGTCTCTGATCAGTCTGCTGGCGTGTGCTCAGGGTGATGATCACATTCGTCTGAATGTCATGTTGTGTGAGGCAGTGGTGGCTGTTTATCTCAGTCTGCTGATTCATGGTCTTGGAACACACTCTGGAAACGAGCTCTTCCGACTGGCCGCTCATCCCCTCAACAACCGCATGTGGGCCGCTGTGTTTGGGGGAGGAGCCAAACTTATTGTCAAACCCAAGCGGCCACCTGAAATCACTCCAG CCAATTTGGAGTCAAGCAGGCAGACAAAGTTCCAGTCTGAGAATACACCAG caTTACCTCCCCCAACCCCTCCCGCTGAGGATGTGGACCGACAGCGGCGCAGGTTTAACATGCGCATGCTTGTTCCTGGACGTCCCGTTAAAGAGACTCCTGCCACACCTCCACCCATCCCTGTAGAACGGCCCACCTATAAGGAGAAATTCATTCCACCAGAGCTCAGCATGTGGGATTACTTTGTGGCCAAA CCTTTCCTTCCTCTCTCTGACAGCGGGGCACTGTGTGATTCAGATGAGAGCGGTGGTAGTGacaatgaggatgatgatgatgcctTCCTCTCAGACACACAGATGACCGAACACTCCGAACCAAACTCCTACAG TTGGTCTCTGATCCGCCTAGTGATGGTCAAACTTGCCCTGCACAATGTCAAGACATTCCTGCCCCTGACAGGACTGGATTTCACAG AGTTGCCAGTGACGTCTCCCCTGGCCAATGCTGTGCTGAAGACACTGGAAAACTGGGAACAGATTCTCTtggaaaaaatgaacaaatttgaTGGCCCTCCACCAAACTACATCAACACCTACCCCACAGACCTGAGTGCAGGGGGAGGACCAGCTATACTCCGACACAAAGCCATGCTAGAGCCAGATAACACACCGTTCAA gtcGAAGCACCGTTTCTCCTTCCCTGCTCGCCGTCTGTGGCATTTTCTGGTCAAACAGGAGGTGCTCCAGGAGACTTTGATTCGATACATCTTCACAAAGAAAAGGAAGCAGAGTGAG TCTTTAGATGATCATGTGGACCGCCTCATACAAAACTACGTTACTGGAGCTCGAAAAACCAACAAG GTGGAGGCTGATATGGGTTACCCAGGAGGCAAAGCGAAAATCATCCATAAAGAATCCGATATCATCATGGCATTTGCCATTAACAAG gctAACACTAATGAAATAGTGCTGGCGTCCACTCATGATGTCCAGGAAGTGGACGTGTCCACGTTGCTCGCAGCTCAGCCTTACACCTGGATCGGAGAGGACTTTGACAAGGAATCTCGCAG TTCTGATGATGTGGATTACCGCTCGTCACACACCAACATCGCCCAGGCCAGTGCTAGTCCCTTTGCCCCCCAACAAATGGCAGCATCATCCTCCATGCCATGGCTGGGCAGCGGACAGACCAGCATGGGTGCCAGTGTG ATCATGAAGAGGAACCTGAATAACGTGAAGAGAATGACGTCTCATCCCATCTATCAGTACT ACATGACGGGTGCTCAGGACGGCAGTGTGAGGATGTTTGAGTGGAATCGTCCACAGCAGCTCATCTGTTTCAGACAGGCCGGAAACGCTCGAGTAACGCGCCTCTATTTCAACTCACAGGGCAACAAG TGTGGTGTTGCAGATGGCGAGGGCTTTTTGAGCCTCTGGCAAGTCAATCAGACCTCCTCAAACCCCAAACCGTATTTG AGCTGGCAGTGTCACAGTAAAAGCTGCGGTGATTTCACCTTCATTACATCCTCCAGTCTGATCGCCACAGCAGGACAGTCCAATGATGGCAG GAATGTTTGTTTATGGGACACTCTGGTCTCTCCAAGTAACTCAATGATACATG CATTCCAATGCCATGAGAATGGTGCAACGGTTCTTCAATATGCTCCTAAACAGCAGCTAATAATCACGGGCGGCCGGAAGGGATTCGTCTGTATTTTTGACATCCGTCAGAGACAGCTGCTCCACACATTCCAGGCTCATGATTCGGCCATCAAAGCGCTGGCCATGGATTCCGCTGAAGACTTCTTTGTCACCGGCTCAGCCGAAGGGAACATGAAG GTCTGGAAGTTGGCGGGTCACGGTCTCATGCACTCCTTCAGCACAGAGCACGCTAAACAATCCATATTCCGAAACATCGGTGCTGGTGTGATGCAAATCGAAGCCTGCCCAGGCAACCGGATCTTCACCTGCGGAGCCGATGGGACCCTGAAAATGAGGGTCCTTCCAGACCGCTACAACATTCCGGCCAGTATATTCCAGATCCTCTAA